The DNA window AATTTCGATGCGGAGATTCATGGCTGAGCATCCGACTGCGGAGGCGACGGACTGGGGACTGCTTGAACCCCTCGCCGTCACCGCTGCGGTCACATCGGACGACGCCGTCCTCGAGGCTCTCGTGGAGGTGGAGCGCGCTTTGGTTCTTGCGCGTGGCCGCATCATTGGCAAAGACCTCAGCGAGGTGGCCCAGGCGTTGCAGGGCGCGCAGCTCGACCGGGCCGAGTTGATCTCGGGGGCCCGCACGGGCGGTGTGCCCGTCATCCCGCTGGTGATCCAGCTCCGTGCGCTCGCCGAGTCAGCGGTCCCCGGCTCTGGCGCTCACGTCCACCAGGGTGCGACGAGCCAGGACATCCTCGATACCGCTCTGATGCTCGTCGCGAAGAGGGCTCTCGGCGTTGCCCGGGAGCGCCTCCGCACCGCCGGCGAGAGCCTCGTTGCACTGGCCATCGGCGAGCGATACACGATTTCGATCGCCCGAACGCTCGGGCAGCACGCCGCCCAGAGCACGGTGGGGGTGTCTGTCGCCGGCTGGCTCGACGGTATCGCCGCGGCGATGGATGCTTTGGCCGAGGCCGGTTTTCCGGTGCAGCTCGGTGGTGCGGTTGGCACCGGCGAGGACTTCGACCGTGAGGCAGACGTTCCGCACACGGCAGACCGAGTGCGCTCCGCGCTGGCTGAGCAGCTGGGACTCGACGACCCCGAGCGCTCCTGGCACACGGAGCGGAGCCACGTTCTCCGTGTTGCATCGGCCGCTGCCCTTGTCACCACCGCCCTCGGGCGTATCGGACGGGACGTGGCATTTCTTGCGCGCACCGAGATCGGCGAAGCATCGCTCGGCGCGACGGGGGGATCCTCGGCGATGCCGCACAAGCGCAACCCGGTTGATGCCGTGCTTCTCACGGCAAACGGGTTGCGGGTGCCTGGCCTGGTGGCGACCGTGCACTCAGCAGCGCTCGCGCAGGACGCCAGACCGGCGGGGGAGTGGCACGCCGAATGGTCAGCATTTCGTGGTCTCCTGCGGCTTGCCGTCGAGAGTTCGGATGCCGCTGCATCGATGTTCGCGCGCCTCAGCTTTGACCGGTCAGCGGTCGAGGCGAATCGCCTCCTGAGCCCCGATCTCGAGCGGGATGCCGCAGCCACTCGCGTCGCATCCGACCGCATCATCGAGTCGGCCATCGGCCGCTTTCGAGCCGTAGAACGCAAGGAGCAGCGATGACCGTTCCCCGCCTGATCGGCTCGATCACGCCGGCCGCACCCGTAGCCACAGCGAGCGAACTGCTCGTGCTGTTGCCGTCGCTCGGCACAACCACCGCGGTGTGGGACGGCGTCGTTGCGGAACTCTCTCGGGCGTTGCCTCACGTCCGCATTCTCCGCGTCGACCTCCCGGGGCATGGCGCCAGTCCATCGACGCGCGAGCCGTTCGGCATCGCTGACCTCGCCGAGGCGACGCTCCGAATTGTCGACGAACTCGGCGGCGGCCGGTTCCATGTCGCCGGGATCTCACTCGGCGGCACGATCGCCCTCGAGCTCGCCGCGACCCATCCGGAACGGCTGCTGAGTCTGGCGTTATTCTGCAGCGGTTCCCGCATCGGCGACGCCGACGGCTGGGCAGAACGCGGAGCCGAGGTCCGACGGTCAGGAACGGCATCCCTCGTCACCGGCAGCGCCGCACGCTGGTACGCACCGGGCTACCTCGAGAACAACCCCAACGGCCAGGGGGCCAGGGGCCTCGGCACTCTCGTCGAGGTGGACGACGAGTCATACGCTCTGTGCACGGATGCCCTGGGGCGTTTCGACCGGACATCCTCACTCGGCGGTATCGAGGTAGACGCTCTGCTCGTGAGCGGGGAGCACGACCAGGTCACGACCACCGCCTCGATGAAAGCCGTGGCAGAGGCGATGCCCCGCGCACGTTTCGCTGAGCTGCCCGGCGCATCACACCTCGCTCCGCTCGAAAAGCCCGCCGAAGCGGCGTCGCTCCTGATCGGGCTCGTGCACATTGCGGGCGGCCCTTCGCCGGCGACACCGTACGACACAGGAATGGCGGTTCGCCGGGCTGTCCTCGGCGATGCCCACGTCGATGCTGCGCTCGGGGCGATCACTCCGGAGACCGCCGCATTCCAAGACTTCATCACCCGCTACGCCTGGGGTGAGATCTGGGCCCGGACCCA is part of the Mycetocola zhujimingii genome and encodes:
- a CDS encoding lyase family protein, translating into MAEHPTAEATDWGLLEPLAVTAAVTSDDAVLEALVEVERALVLARGRIIGKDLSEVAQALQGAQLDRAELISGARTGGVPVIPLVIQLRALAESAVPGSGAHVHQGATSQDILDTALMLVAKRALGVARERLRTAGESLVALAIGERYTISIARTLGQHAAQSTVGVSVAGWLDGIAAAMDALAEAGFPVQLGGAVGTGEDFDREADVPHTADRVRSALAEQLGLDDPERSWHTERSHVLRVASAAALVTTALGRIGRDVAFLARTEIGEASLGATGGSSAMPHKRNPVDAVLLTANGLRVPGLVATVHSAALAQDARPAGEWHAEWSAFRGLLRLAVESSDAAASMFARLSFDRSAVEANRLLSPDLERDAAATRVASDRIIESAIGRFRAVERKEQR
- a CDS encoding alpha/beta fold hydrolase is translated as MTVPRLIGSITPAAPVATASELLVLLPSLGTTTAVWDGVVAELSRALPHVRILRVDLPGHGASPSTREPFGIADLAEATLRIVDELGGGRFHVAGISLGGTIALELAATHPERLLSLALFCSGSRIGDADGWAERGAEVRRSGTASLVTGSAARWYAPGYLENNPNGQGARGLGTLVEVDDESYALCTDALGRFDRTSSLGGIEVDALLVSGEHDQVTTTASMKAVAEAMPRARFAELPGASHLAPLEKPAEAASLLIGLVHIAGGPSPATPYDTGMAVRRAVLGDAHVDAALGAITPETAAFQDFITRYAWGEIWARTQLSRRERSIATLAALVTGGHEAEIRMHVRAALRNGLSRNDIGEVILHTALYAGLPSANAALAIMRAVFAESDDPESGDDSSHGGD